Sequence from the Leptospira noumeaensis genome:
GGAATGATGGGGAAAGGAAACATAACCTAATCGAAATCCTGGAATTTCAATTTTTGTTTTTTCCACCAACTGATCAACCGAATCATTGGAATTCCATAAATGGTGAACTACCTTTTCTTCGGGATACCTTTGAATCACCGTATCACGTAAACTCCACCACCCGCCGGTGATCGCCAAAACCAAATGGAACCAAATCGCATTGATTCCAACAAACTTATGTAAGTCGGAAAAAAGAATTTGTGCACTTTCTTTCCATCGAAGGCGAAACAAACTCACCCAAAATCTTTTATAAAGTTTGATCCCACTTATTGCTAAAAACAAATAAATAAACGCGATGCACCCGGTTAAAAAATATCCCACCCCACCCATAAAAAGACTATAATGCAAAACGATCAAAAACCCATAGAGACTATCACTTCGATTCTCTTTTAGTTTTCCTATGACAGTTCCATTGTATGGATTGACCAAATAAACAGATTCGCGACTTGGAGTTTCTAAATCATGAAACCAAACTTGATCCGCTTGGTCATTCAAATCAGACAACAACCAACCTGCTACCGAACCTTGTGGAATTTGAGTTAACAGTCGTTTGTATAAATCATCCAAAGGTAATCTGTTTTTTTCGATTACGACCGAGTGCGCACCTGTCAATGATTGCAGTTCTTTTCCATAAACAAGAAGTGAGCCCGTTAGGCCTAAAACCAAAAGGAAACTGGCTCCAAAAATTCCGAGAACCATGTGGATTTGATACCAAGTTTTTGCTTTCACGAACGATGTCTCTCCTCGTAACTAAATCCACAATAATGAGACCAGGTCTCATTATCAAGTAAATCTGGAAAAAGCAGAGGTTCGAACCAATCGTTATCTTGGATTGGAAAACGAAATTCTGGCTAGTTTGCCAACTCTTTCAGAATTTTACCCACTTCTGGGCGACAACTTCCGCAACCTGTTCGAGCACCTTTAGTAGGTTTGGTGCCCGTAACCCCAGAGAGTAACTTCCCTCTTTTGTCTCCAAGTTCCAATCTTGGAGTTTGTCGAAAAAAAATCCAAATGGTATACGTAGGAAAAATGACTGTTCTTCCATCCTATCACCCTTATAAGGGATAGGAATGAATGATATTACCGGAAAAAGAACCACCCTTCGTTATGCAGAAGCAGAAGGGTTTGTATATTGTAACGCGGAAACCATCAAACGAGTCAAATCAAACAATCTTCCTAAAGGAGATTTGTTTGGTGTGGCAAAGGCCGCAGCCCTACTCGGTTCCAAAAAAACTTCAGAACTCATTCCGCATTGCCATCCTGTTCCCATTGATTCCTTTTCCATTCAGTTTGAAATTTTAGAAGATAAAAATGCCATTCGTATCCAAACAAATGCCAAGTCCATAGGCAAAACAGGAATTGAAATGGAAGCCCTTACGGGCGTTACAGTAGCAGCACTTGTGATTTATGATCTATTAAAACCAATTGATAAAGAAATCGAAATCACTTCTGTTCGACTCCTCGATAAAAAAGGAGGAAAAACTGATGCACAAATTTCGAAATTCGCAAAAGGATCTAATGCAAAAATTTTAGTATGTTCGGACTCTTGTTTTGCTGGGAAAAAAGAAGATGGATCAGGAAAGGCTATTGCCGAACTTCTAGCAGGAGAAGGTGTGGAAGTTTTAGAAATTAAAATTGTTCCTGATGAACCAAAAGAAATTCAAAATACAGTCACGGCTTGGGCCCGTGAAAACATAGACCTCATCGTCACCACGGGTGGGACAGGACTTGGGCCAAGAGACAACACAACAGATTCCATCAAACAAATATTAGATAAAGAAATTCCTGGTGTAGCAGAAGTTATGCGTTCTTTTGGACAAGATAGAACTCCCTTTGCCATGTTATCTTGTTCCCTTGCAGGAAAAATCAAAAAATCCATTGTGGTTACTGTTCCAGGAAGTACTAATGGTGCAAAGGAAAGTATGACTGCCATTTTACCGGCAATTTTTCATGCAAAAAAGATGATGCGAGGAGAAGGGCATTGATTTCTTACGCGGCAGCTTTGGAGAAAATCCTTTCTGAAGCGAAACCTTATCCCAAAGAAATCGTCACAATAAACGAAGCTCTTGGTCGAGTTTTGGCAGCAGAAATTTTTGCAGATAGAGATTATCCACCTTTTCATCGTTCAGCGATGGATGGGTTTGCCATTAGTTCAAAAGATTATGCAGAAAACCAATTATATCCCTACCAAAGAGAACTTTCGGCGGGAGCTAGTTTAAATTTAGAACCAAATGAAAAAACCATCCGTATCATGACAGGTGCCCCGGTTCCCGATGGATTCGATGTTGTGATCAAAATCGAAGACACTATCCTTTCCGAATCCAATGGGCAAAAACAAGTGACTTTTTCCATAAAGGATGTCAAACCTTGGCAAAATATCGCCAAACAAGGGGAAGACTTAAAAAAAGGAGATTTGGTTTTATCTATAGGACTTAAAATAGGTACATCCGAAATATCTGTTTTGGCAAGTTTAGGAAAAGAAAAACTAACAGTCGTCAAACCACCAAAAATTCATATCATTTCTACAGGAAACGAAGTGGTACCTATCAACACTTCCCCACTCCCTTTTCAAATCAGAGATTCCAATTCCTATACCATCACATCCATTTTGTCCAAATACAAAATCCAACCGGAACTTGTAACCCATGTCCCAGATTCGGAATCCGAAATCACAAATCAAATCCAACAGGGACTTGAGGCAGATATTCTCATTCTTTCGGGTGGAGTTTCTATGGGTAGTTTGGATCTTGTTCCTTCCATATTACAAAAATTAGGTGTTGAGTTAATTTTTCACAAAACAGCGATCAAACCAGGAAAACCAATTTGGTTTGGAAAACGGAAAAACACCATTGTTTTTGGAATGCCAGGAAATCCCTTCAGCGTCCAAACATGTTCTAGAATCTTTCTCGAACCTTTTTTAAGAAAATCATTTGGACAAAATCAAATTCCTTCTTATAAACTCCCTTATTCAACCACCAAACAGAAGAAAGGTTCGCTCACTGAATTTTTCCCTGTCCGATTAGAGACAACCAATAACGATAAAACTTATCTTTCTCCTCTGAGTTTCAATGGCAGTGGAGACGTAAGGGCAGGAGTTACCTCCGACGGACTTGCCATCTTTCCGACTGAGGTCTCTTCCATCCAAAAAGATGACCTGCTAGAGTTTTTACCTTGGTAAAAGGATTTCTTCAAAAAATCATAAATTCCGTCTTACTCGTGATTAAAGATCCAAGAGTTTGGTTACGCTTCCTACTAGCTTTTGGTGATAAGTTTGGAATCAAATGGGGACTTCGTGAAAGGATTGTTTGGTTGTCAGCGGTTCTCGCTGGTGAAGAAATCTGATTTTGTAAAAAATCGACCCATTTTAAACTTGTCTTAAGAAAAACTCTCTTTTAGAATTTTCCCTTTAGGAGAGAGTTATGCATCAATTTCATTACCGTTCTTGTACTTTATGCGAAGCCATGTGCGGGTTACAAATCGAAATGAGTGATGGATCCATCCTAGGATTCAAAGGTGATCCCGAAGATAAATTCAGCCGCGGTCATATTTGTCCGAAAGGACCCGAACTAAAAAGCCTCTACCTCGATCCGGATAGGATCAAACTCCCTCAAAAAAGAACAGAATCTGGATGGGAAACGGTTTCCTGGGTGGATGCTCTTTCTGACATTGCTACGCAGTTAGTTGGCATCCAAACGAAATACGGAAACGATTCCGTGGCTATTTATAATGGTAACCCGACCGTTCATAACTATGGTTCCATGTTATTTGGACAAAGGTTTGCCAGTAGACTCAAAACCAAAAATAACTTCTCCGCCACTTCCGTAGACCAGTTACCCCACCAACTCCTTTCTTATTTGATGTTTGGCCACCAACTTCTTGTTCCCATTCCTGATATTGATCATACAGATTTTTTTCTGATTTTAGGAGGAAACCCATTTGCATCTAACGGAAGTTTAATGAGTGTTCCCGATGTGAAAAAAAGACTGAAAGCCATCCAAGATCGAAATGGAAAGTATGTTGTGGTGGATCCTCGTAAATCCGAAACTGCATCACATGCAAACGAACATATTTTTATCAAACCAGGAACGGATGCGTATTTTTTACTCGCCCTACTCCATGTTCTTTTTGCAAACAAACTAACAAAACCAAATTCACTCATCCGAAACGAAGACTTACAAACAATAGAAAACATCACTAAAGACTACAGTCCAGAAAGAGTTTCTAAAATTACAGCTGTTCCCACAGAGACCATCCAAAAGATAGCGACTGAATTTGCAAATGCAGAGTCCGGAGTTTGTTATGGAAGGGTGGGAGTGTCAACACAAGAATTTGGAGCCGTGTGCCAATGGTTGATCAATGTCATCAATATTGTTACTGGTAATTTAGACAGAAAAGGGGGAGCCATGTTCACACTTCCCGCCGTTGATTTGGTCGGTGAAGGATCTGTGATGCGTTCAAATCCTGGAAGTTTTAATACTTACCAATCCAGAGTTCGTAAACTTCCTGAATTTAGTGATGAACTTCCTGTAGCGGCATTAGCAGAAGAAATTTTAACAGAAGGTGAAGGAAAAATTCATGCCCTTGTGACTTCGGCAGGAAACCCCGTATTATCAACACCTAACGGAACAAAACTGGAGAAAGCCTTAGCTAGTTTAGATTTTATGGTCTGTGTCGATTTTTATTTGAATGAAACAACAAAACATGCAAACTATATCTTACCACCTACATCCGCTTTAGAACACGATCACTACGATTTGATTTTTAATGTATTTGCCGTCCGTAACACAGCCAGATACAATACACCTCTTTTTCCTCCCGAATCTGGAATGTTACATGATTGGGAAATTTTTTCAGACCTGACCAAACGTTTGGAACTTACAAGATCAGGAAAAGAACTTCCAAAAGAAGTGATCAAAACAAAACTAACACCCGCTAGTATCATTGATCATGCACTCAAATCAGGACCTTACGGAAATAAGGGGAAACGTAATGTCGATATGAGTTTGGAACTTTTAAAAAATAGTCCCCATGGTGTGGATCTAGGGCCTTTACAACCCAGTTTTCCCGAAAGATTATATACAGAAGACAAAAAGATCCATCTTTTTCCTGAAATTTTAAAAGAAGATCTCCCAAGACTTAAAAACAAATTTTCTGAATGGGAAAAATTTTCTTCTGACAAATCACAGTTTTTACTCATTGGTAGAAGGCATTTGCGTAGTAACAATTCCTGGATGCACAATCTTCCAAAACTAATGACCGGTAAATCAAGATGTACCATTATGATCCATCCTGAAGACGCAAGTACATTAGGAATTTCTAATGATGAAGAAGTCATAGTGGAATCCTCGGTAGGCAAAATTCAAATTCCAGCAGAAATCACAGACGAACTTATGAAAGGTGTTGTGAGTATCCCTCACGGGTTTGGACACAATCGTGGTGGAACCAATCAAAAAGTGGCGACCGAATTTTCAGGAGTCAGCATTAACGATTTAACGGATGATCAAAGTATTGATGAATTTTCTGGAAATGCCGCGTTTAGTGGCGTTAAAGTTTTTATCAAAAAACAAAAAGTTTAAATGGAATTTTTGTTCTGTAAAAAGGAGAGGTAGGCCCTTCGACCTCCTAATAGCGAATAAACGTCTTTCCCGTTATTAATGTAGGTTACAGCTTTTTTTGAACGAATCCCTGTTTCACAAATACAAACCACACTACTCCATTCGGGAACTTCCAGAAGGTAACCCTTTTCTAATTGGGAAAGAGGTACGAGAACAGTATCGGCAATGGGAAAATTTTCTGTTTCCTCCTTTTCTCTCACATCCAAAAGAATTACTTTTTTCTGACTTTGCATTTCGATGAACTTGGCCGAATCGATTTCTATTCCTTCCCAACTTCTATTTGTTTCTTTATGACCGTCGCCACAAACTGGACAATGAAGATTTGCTTCCACTTTGGATGAAAAAAGAAGTGGTGGGTTCCATTCCATAAAATAAACCGAACTTAGATCTGTTCCATTTGGATCGAGAAGGTATTGCATGGCTAAAGAAGTTTGGTAAGTCCCAGCAAGAGCCGTTTGTAATCCTAAAACACCACCAACACTACAATTCATTGTGTCCCCATCTTTTAGGTCAGGAAACAAACAACGGTAACATGGTTTTCCTTCACCAGAAAAAATTGCAAATTGTGAACTTGTCCGAAACACTGAGGCAGTCACTAACGGGACTGATTTTGATACACATAGATCATTAATCACATACTTTGAAGAAATTGTGTCCGTACAATCCAATACAAGATCCCAACCATCCAATCGTTCGGACTTTGTGGATTCAGAAATTAGTTCAAAAAAACATTCAATTTGTAACCAAGGACAATGTTCCAACAACACTTTCGAAACTACCTCTACTTTAGGTAATCCCAGATCTTTAAATGTAAACAATGTTTGGCGGTGAAGATTCGAAACCTCTACACGATCAAAATCTATGAGACCAATCCGACCAATTCCACCCAGGGCCAGTTGCAAAGCGGCAGGGCATCCGAGCCCGCCGAGCCCAATGACGAGGACGGAGGAATCCTTCCATTTTTTTTGACCGGCAGAACCGATTTCAGGAACTTGGATTTGACGTTGGAAGAATGAATCCTCTTCTGAACCCATAACTTAAAAGAAGAAATAAGGATTTATCGCAAGCAAGGAGAAATTACCAATTTGCTAAAATAGTTCAATATCCGAAACGATCTTTCTATTTTTGTTTTCAACCTAGAAAACTAGACTAAACTAGACTTTAAGGTGAAAGAAGAAACTAGAAAATTTGAAGTACTTCGGGTGAGTATCCTTTCACACTGTAGTTTTGCCTGTGTTTATTGTGCACCAAAAAATAAACCTGATCCGACCAATTTATATCCTAACATTCATTATTTAAGTCCTGAACTTTTAGAATCTAAAATCTCTGCATTACAACCTCATATCCAAATTAAAGAAGTTCACCTAACAGGAGGCGAACCGACATTACATAAAAACCTCATCCCACTAATAGAAAAACTAAAACAACTCTCTATTAACGAGATTGCTATCACTTCAAATGGTTTTTTCGATGATGGATTGATACCGAAAATGAAAATGGCTGGCCTCACTCGTATGAATTTTTCTTTAGATAGTTTTTCACAAAATGGATTTGAAAGATTAAGTGATCGTAAACTTCCCGTGGAAAGATTAATGTATCGAATTTTAGAAGCAAAAAATCTGGGGCTCGACGTAAAAGTAAATTGTACTGTATTAAAAGGATATAATGAATCTGAAATTTTAGATCTCCTAGGTTGGTCAGGGGAAAATGGAATCACCATTCGTTTTTTAGAATTTATGAGAATGGGCCCTTTGCAAGAAGAACACGAAGATTTTTTTTATTCAGCAGATAAAATTCGAGACACCATTGGCAGTAAATATAATTTTTCACCTTACCCAACAGCTTCAGATTCAACTGCTACTTACCATATAACTGATAACGGTTATTTATTTGGAATCATCGCAAACCATACGGAACCATTTTGTGAAGGTTGCAATCGTTTACGAATGGATTCTTTCGGTAGAATTTATGGATGTTTGAGTGATCAGACTTCCTTCGAGATCCCATTGGTGAATTCAGAGGTACAAGTGGTTTTAAAAAAAGCTATGGATACAAAAAAAAATAAGTTCACCGGTTCCCAATTATCAATGAAATACATTGGAGGATAAATGAAAATCCAACTTCTATCATTTGCAGCATTAAAAGATTTTTTCCCTTCAAAACAGGAAATGAATTTGGATGGAATTAAAACTGTTTCCGATTTAAAAACTCATCTTCTTGGATTAAATCCGGATGCCGAAAAACTCATCAAAATCAGCCGTATTTCGGTCAATCAAACGATTGCCAAAGATTCAGATTTGATTACTGAAGGTGCTGTCGTGGCACTCCTTCCTCCATCAAGCGGAGGTTAAATGGATACAAATATAAATTACAAACATATCACGGAAGAAAAACTAATCTTACCTTCGCAGTTTCCTCCTTTACCAAGTATGGGAGGTTATGTATTTTTTGCTGGTATTGTTCGAGATATTAACGAAGGAAAACAAGTCACCCATTTGGAATATGAAGCTTATTCCGAACTTGCAAACCAAATGATCGAAAACATAATTCAAGATGCATTTAAAACTTGGGAACTAGAGTTTGCCGAATGTATCCATCGTTTAGGGAGACTGGGTCTCGGTGATGTTGCGGTAATTGTTAACACTGGCGCTGTCCATAGAGACGAAGCTTACAAAGCTAATAGATACATCATTGACCGAGTCAAACATGAAGTTCCTATCTGGAAAAAAGAATACTATGTAGATGGAAGTTCCGAATGGTCAAAAGGATGTGCCCATGACCAACACGACTAAACCCATTTTTGTTATACTTGCCGGCGGACAAAGTGTTCGAATGGGAGAAGACAAAGCTTTTATTCCCATCGGTAAAAATTCCAATTTCCTGACTCAATTACTAAATAAGTTAAATGAAATTGACGGATCTATCTATATTTCACTTAGAAATGAACAATTAGAAATTTATAAACCATACACAAAGGAAACAACGTTAATTTTAGATAAAGACCTTCCTGTAGAAGGTCCGTTAAAAGGTATCCTTTCATCTTATTTACATTTAAAAGAAAAAAAACATCTTGGAGATTTTATTTTTTTTCTACCGATAGACATTCCTTATGTGGAAGAAAAAACAATCCAAAGACTTTTGGAAACGTATGACTCGAACCCTAAACCAATTTCTGGACTTTTTTACACCCAGGAAAGCGCTTTAGAACCTTTATGTGGGATCTATTCTAAAATAACCTTATCTCAATGGACAGAATCTTTATTTTTACCGGG
This genomic interval carries:
- a CDS encoding PepSY-associated TM helix domain-containing protein, whose amino-acid sequence is MKAKTWYQIHMVLGIFGASFLLVLGLTGSLLVYGKELQSLTGAHSVVIEKNRLPLDDLYKRLLTQIPQGSVAGWLLSDLNDQADQVWFHDLETPSRESVYLVNPYNGTVIGKLKENRSDSLYGFLIVLHYSLFMGGVGYFLTGCIAFIYLFLAISGIKLYKRFWVSLFRLRWKESAQILFSDLHKFVGINAIWFHLVLAITGGWWSLRDTVIQRYPEEKVVHHLWNSNDSVDQLVEKTKIEIPGFRLGYVSFPHHSKDEPIGIYGNRFDSSGLESRYGSYIRYDVKSKQIFDQVDMSKESFLNQVLDSFRPLHFGTFANHFSKVIWVIGGLTPAILSISGLSIYYIKRKNKRRRTQKIPLSSSV
- the moaCB gene encoding bifunctional molybdenum cofactor biosynthesis protein MoaC/MoaB, coding for MNDITGKRTTLRYAEAEGFVYCNAETIKRVKSNNLPKGDLFGVAKAAALLGSKKTSELIPHCHPVPIDSFSIQFEILEDKNAIRIQTNAKSIGKTGIEMEALTGVTVAALVIYDLLKPIDKEIEITSVRLLDKKGGKTDAQISKFAKGSNAKILVCSDSCFAGKKEDGSGKAIAELLAGEGVEVLEIKIVPDEPKEIQNTVTAWARENIDLIVTTGGTGLGPRDNTTDSIKQILDKEIPGVAEVMRSFGQDRTPFAMLSCSLAGKIKKSIVVTVPGSTNGAKESMTAILPAIFHAKKMMRGEGH
- a CDS encoding molybdopterin molybdotransferase MoeA; its protein translation is MISYAAALEKILSEAKPYPKEIVTINEALGRVLAAEIFADRDYPPFHRSAMDGFAISSKDYAENQLYPYQRELSAGASLNLEPNEKTIRIMTGAPVPDGFDVVIKIEDTILSESNGQKQVTFSIKDVKPWQNIAKQGEDLKKGDLVLSIGLKIGTSEISVLASLGKEKLTVVKPPKIHIISTGNEVVPINTSPLPFQIRDSNSYTITSILSKYKIQPELVTHVPDSESEITNQIQQGLEADILILSGGVSMGSLDLVPSILQKLGVELIFHKTAIKPGKPIWFGKRKNTIVFGMPGNPFSVQTCSRIFLEPFLRKSFGQNQIPSYKLPYSTTKQKKGSLTEFFPVRLETTNNDKTYLSPLSFNGSGDVRAGVTSDGLAIFPTEVSSIQKDDLLEFLPW
- a CDS encoding molybdopterin-dependent oxidoreductase, which codes for MHQFHYRSCTLCEAMCGLQIEMSDGSILGFKGDPEDKFSRGHICPKGPELKSLYLDPDRIKLPQKRTESGWETVSWVDALSDIATQLVGIQTKYGNDSVAIYNGNPTVHNYGSMLFGQRFASRLKTKNNFSATSVDQLPHQLLSYLMFGHQLLVPIPDIDHTDFFLILGGNPFASNGSLMSVPDVKKRLKAIQDRNGKYVVVDPRKSETASHANEHIFIKPGTDAYFLLALLHVLFANKLTKPNSLIRNEDLQTIENITKDYSPERVSKITAVPTETIQKIATEFANAESGVCYGRVGVSTQEFGAVCQWLINVINIVTGNLDRKGGAMFTLPAVDLVGEGSVMRSNPGSFNTYQSRVRKLPEFSDELPVAALAEEILTEGEGKIHALVTSAGNPVLSTPNGTKLEKALASLDFMVCVDFYLNETTKHANYILPPTSALEHDHYDLIFNVFAVRNTARYNTPLFPPESGMLHDWEIFSDLTKRLELTRSGKELPKEVIKTKLTPASIIDHALKSGPYGNKGKRNVDMSLELLKNSPHGVDLGPLQPSFPERLYTEDKKIHLFPEILKEDLPRLKNKFSEWEKFSSDKSQFLLIGRRHLRSNNSWMHNLPKLMTGKSRCTIMIHPEDASTLGISNDEEVIVESSVGKIQIPAEITDELMKGVVSIPHGFGHNRGGTNQKVATEFSGVSINDLTDDQSIDEFSGNAAFSGVKVFIKKQKV
- a CDS encoding HesA/MoeB/ThiF family protein is translated as MGSEEDSFFQRQIQVPEIGSAGQKKWKDSSVLVIGLGGLGCPAALQLALGGIGRIGLIDFDRVEVSNLHRQTLFTFKDLGLPKVEVVSKVLLEHCPWLQIECFFELISESTKSERLDGWDLVLDCTDTISSKYVINDLCVSKSVPLVTASVFRTSSQFAIFSGEGKPCYRCLFPDLKDGDTMNCSVGGVLGLQTALAGTYQTSLAMQYLLDPNGTDLSSVYFMEWNPPLLFSSKVEANLHCPVCGDGHKETNRSWEGIEIDSAKFIEMQSQKKVILLDVREKEETENFPIADTVLVPLSQLEKGYLLEVPEWSSVVCICETGIRSKKAVTYINNGKDVYSLLGGRRAYLSFLQNKNSI
- a CDS encoding radical SAM protein, producing MKEETRKFEVLRVSILSHCSFACVYCAPKNKPDPTNLYPNIHYLSPELLESKISALQPHIQIKEVHLTGGEPTLHKNLIPLIEKLKQLSINEIAITSNGFFDDGLIPKMKMAGLTRMNFSLDSFSQNGFERLSDRKLPVERLMYRILEAKNLGLDVKVNCTVLKGYNESEILDLLGWSGENGITIRFLEFMRMGPLQEEHEDFFYSADKIRDTIGSKYNFSPYPTASDSTATYHITDNGYLFGIIANHTEPFCEGCNRLRMDSFGRIYGCLSDQTSFEIPLVNSEVQVVLKKAMDTKKNKFTGSQLSMKYIGG
- a CDS encoding MoaD/ThiS family protein; this translates as MKIQLLSFAALKDFFPSKQEMNLDGIKTVSDLKTHLLGLNPDAEKLIKISRISVNQTIAKDSDLITEGAVVALLPPSSGG
- a CDS encoding molybdenum cofactor biosynthesis protein MoaE; translated protein: MDTNINYKHITEEKLILPSQFPPLPSMGGYVFFAGIVRDINEGKQVTHLEYEAYSELANQMIENIIQDAFKTWELEFAECIHRLGRLGLGDVAVIVNTGAVHRDEAYKANRYIIDRVKHEVPIWKKEYYVDGSSEWSKGCAHDQHD
- a CDS encoding molybdenum cofactor guanylyltransferase, translating into MTNTTKPIFVILAGGQSVRMGEDKAFIPIGKNSNFLTQLLNKLNEIDGSIYISLRNEQLEIYKPYTKETTLILDKDLPVEGPLKGILSSYLHLKEKKHLGDFIFFLPIDIPYVEEKTIQRLLETYDSNPKPISGLFYTQESALEPLCGIYSKITLSQWTESLFLPGLHEYSLQKRILSLDPKPIFINLPLEEKISFRNINSKMDLQGFHK